The following proteins are encoded in a genomic region of Bosea beijingensis:
- a CDS encoding molybdopterin-binding/glycosyltransferase family 2 protein, whose product MQFGPVAIADAVGCIAAHTIRADGTIVKKGAAITAELAAKLKAAGVTEIVAVRLEPGDIDENAAAARLAERMTGDAIMAESPFTGRVNMFAMQAGVLSIDVAAIDAFNAVDEAITVATLPALKAVVAGELVATVKIIPYAVPQALVEQALDALGSMPPVSVASYRPSSVAVISTLLPGLKPSVVDKTLRIMRDRLEPAEAVLAADRRVRHEAEPLAAAIAEQAAGEADIIVIFGASAITDRRDVIPQALVEAGGEVEHLGMPVDPGNLLMLGRIAGKPVIGAPGCARSPKENSFDWVLQRHLAGIPVGRGDAQKMGVGGLLMEIVSRPQPRTPGSAGSGLLAGIVLAAGQSTRMGAENKLLQPLRGKPILRHAVEAQLEAGLGPVIVVTGHQPAEVEAVLSELPVQLVHNPDYASGLAGSLKAGVAALPPAIAAAVISLGDMPNVTPAVIERLAEAYRARPEALAAVPTLFGQRGNPVLLARAIFPAVSLLSGDRGARRLLDEAGERVVDVPFEDPAIAIDVDTPEALRALRG is encoded by the coding sequence ATGCAGTTCGGACCTGTCGCCATTGCGGATGCCGTCGGCTGCATCGCGGCGCATACCATCCGCGCCGACGGGACCATCGTGAAGAAGGGCGCGGCCATCACGGCCGAGCTTGCTGCGAAGCTCAAGGCGGCTGGCGTAACCGAAATCGTCGCGGTCCGGCTGGAACCCGGCGATATCGACGAGAATGCTGCGGCGGCGCGATTGGCCGAGCGGATGACCGGCGATGCGATCATGGCTGAATCGCCCTTCACCGGACGGGTCAACATGTTTGCGATGCAGGCGGGTGTGCTGAGCATCGATGTCGCGGCGATCGATGCCTTCAACGCCGTGGACGAGGCAATCACGGTCGCGACCCTGCCGGCGCTGAAGGCGGTCGTGGCGGGCGAACTCGTCGCCACCGTCAAGATCATTCCCTATGCCGTGCCGCAGGCGCTGGTGGAGCAGGCGCTCGATGCGCTCGGCAGCATGCCGCCGGTCTCGGTTGCGTCCTATCGCCCATCGAGCGTCGCAGTGATCTCGACGCTGCTGCCGGGGCTGAAACCGAGCGTGGTCGACAAGACGCTAAGGATCATGCGCGACCGGCTGGAGCCGGCAGAGGCGGTGCTGGCGGCCGATCGGCGCGTCCGGCACGAAGCCGAGCCGCTCGCCGCGGCCATTGCCGAGCAGGCGGCGGGGGAGGCCGATATCATCGTCATCTTCGGCGCCTCCGCCATCACCGACAGGCGCGACGTGATCCCGCAGGCGCTGGTCGAAGCCGGCGGCGAGGTCGAGCACCTCGGCATGCCGGTCGATCCCGGCAACCTGCTGATGCTCGGCCGCATTGCCGGCAAGCCGGTGATCGGCGCTCCCGGTTGCGCCCGTTCGCCCAAGGAGAACAGCTTCGACTGGGTACTGCAGCGTCATCTGGCGGGCATTCCGGTCGGGCGCGGCGATGCCCAGAAGATGGGAGTCGGCGGCCTGCTGATGGAGATCGTCTCGCGGCCACAGCCACGTACTCCGGGCTCGGCCGGGAGCGGCCTGCTGGCGGGGATCGTGCTGGCGGCGGGGCAGTCGACGCGGATGGGCGCGGAGAACAAGCTGCTGCAACCGCTGCGTGGCAAGCCGATCCTCCGCCATGCCGTCGAGGCACAACTGGAAGCGGGCCTCGGTCCCGTGATCGTCGTGACCGGCCACCAGCCTGCGGAGGTCGAGGCGGTGCTGTCGGAACTACCTGTACAGCTCGTGCATAATCCCGACTATGCCTCCGGCCTCGCCGGCTCGCTCAAGGCCGGCGTGGCAGCGCTGCCGCCTGCGATCGCTGCGGCCGTGATCTCGCTCGGCGACATGCCGAATGTCACGCCCGCGGTCATCGAGCGCCTGGCGGAGGCGTATCGCGCGCGGCCCGAGGCGCTCGCGGCCGTGCCGACGCTGTTCGGCCAGCGCGGCAATCCGGTGCTGCTGGCGCGGGCGATCTTCCCGGCCGTGTCGCTGCTGAGCGGCGATCGCGGTGCGCGGCGATTGCTCGACGAGGCCGGGGAGCGTGTCGTCGACGTTCCCTTCGAGGACCCTGCCATCGCCATCGATGTCGATACGCCGGAGGCCCTGCGAGCGCTGCGGGGCTGA
- the bcsS gene encoding cellulose biosynthesis protein BcsS, with translation MKSVETIATSPLLRAESFAGQIEPAPAWLTKACQPTAKLLQSRGRPPERAACAIAGVGACVAYRVGKAGLAGLAMIVAAAPICGASAEEEEAERSPISMVIFGSMEAGPTKTFLSVGMKRAIGGGLAESGFRLFVKAGGSQEQTRRRQPHGITYKSEAQALLGYEWRIGSSFIALYAGSDAETEQRVEAFGPSVIATRYGVRVQADLWIVPTPGTMIQANGYVSSLNGRLWARVAPGWQMPTGFYIGPEIEAYGDRDYRKYRLGLHLTGLRFLGLEWRVSGGFQQTSDRPSAYYGTVGLHWQR, from the coding sequence ATGAAATCGGTCGAAACCATCGCCACCTCCCCCCTGCTGCGGGCCGAAAGCTTTGCCGGACAGATCGAGCCTGCTCCCGCCTGGTTAACAAAGGCTTGCCAGCCTACTGCCAAACTGCTGCAATCTCGAGGCAGGCCGCCGGAGAGGGCCGCCTGTGCAATAGCGGGCGTGGGGGCTTGCGTGGCGTACCGTGTGGGCAAGGCCGGACTGGCCGGGCTGGCGATGATCGTCGCCGCCGCCCCGATCTGCGGCGCGAGTGCCGAGGAGGAGGAAGCCGAGCGCAGCCCGATCTCGATGGTGATCTTCGGCTCGATGGAGGCCGGGCCGACCAAGACCTTCCTTTCCGTCGGGATGAAGCGCGCCATCGGCGGAGGCCTCGCGGAAAGCGGTTTCCGCCTCTTCGTCAAGGCCGGCGGATCACAGGAGCAGACCCGCCGCCGCCAGCCGCACGGCATCACCTACAAGAGCGAGGCGCAGGCGCTGCTTGGCTATGAATGGCGCATCGGCAGCAGCTTTATCGCGCTCTATGCCGGCTCGGATGCCGAAACCGAGCAGCGGGTCGAAGCCTTCGGCCCCTCCGTCATCGCCACCCGCTACGGAGTCCGGGTGCAGGCCGATCTCTGGATCGTTCCGACGCCCGGAACGATGATCCAGGCCAATGGCTATGTTTCTTCGCTGAACGGACGCCTCTGGGCGCGCGTCGCGCCGGGCTGGCAGATGCCGACGGGCTTCTATATCGGCCCCGAAATCGAAGCCTATGGCGACCGCGACTACCGCAAATACCGGCTCGGCCTGCATCTCACCGGCCTGCGTTTCCTCGGGCTGGAGTGGCGCGTGTCCGGTGGCTTTCAGCAGACCAGCGACCGCCCCTCCGCCTATTACGGCACGGTCGGACTGCACTGGCAGCGTTGA
- a CDS encoding usg protein encodes MVSTDFIRQLEGYGLTTATILYRMPDHLSVLQTYIWQQYDLAPRFPVLQDFLAFWKRELEGPLHSITVAHSRLIRPAEIRNVNGVFTLQ; translated from the coding sequence ATGGTTTCGACCGATTTCATCCGGCAGCTCGAAGGCTACGGGCTGACCACGGCGACGATCCTCTACCGAATGCCGGATCACCTCAGCGTCCTGCAAACCTATATCTGGCAGCAATACGATCTGGCGCCGCGCTTCCCTGTGCTCCAGGACTTCCTGGCGTTCTGGAAGCGCGAGCTGGAAGGCCCGCTTCATTCGATCACGGTCGCGCATTCGCGCCTGATCCGGCCAGCGGAAATCCGCAATGTGAATGGCGTCTTCACCCTCCAATGA
- a CDS encoding exopolysaccharide biosynthesis protein, producing the protein MSSPLRTSGLLTALAGLPGERLAVGTIVAALEDRAYALLVVLLGLPNCLPMPPPIPLVCGLVLAFVAVQMLTGRRMPWLPQALLARSIGKPELNRAVARALPALTWLERFSQPRLTMLGSAWAIPVLGLVILILALGLIVAAPFIGQIPLGLSVCLVGLGLVERDGVLIIIGAVIGAIGLLLSAGFAYAIFSGIHELFF; encoded by the coding sequence TTGTCATCTCCTCTGCGTACATCCGGACTTCTGACGGCGCTGGCGGGCCTGCCCGGGGAGCGCCTCGCCGTCGGCACGATCGTCGCCGCGCTGGAGGACCGGGCCTATGCGTTGCTGGTCGTGCTGCTCGGCCTGCCGAACTGCCTGCCGATGCCGCCGCCGATCCCGCTGGTCTGCGGGCTGGTGCTCGCCTTCGTCGCGGTGCAGATGCTGACGGGGCGGCGGATGCCCTGGCTGCCGCAGGCGCTGCTCGCGCGCAGCATCGGCAAGCCGGAGCTCAACCGGGCGGTGGCGCGGGCGCTGCCGGCGCTCACCTGGCTGGAGCGCTTTTCGCAGCCGCGCCTGACCATGCTGGGCAGCGCCTGGGCGATCCCGGTTCTGGGGCTGGTAATCCTGATCCTGGCGCTCGGCCTGATCGTTGCCGCGCCCTTCATCGGCCAGATCCCGCTCGGGCTCTCGGTCTGCCTCGTCGGGCTCGGCCTTGTCGAGCGCGACGGCGTGCTGATCATCATCGGAGCGGTGATCGGGGCTATCGGCCTGCTGCTCAGCGCGGGTTTCGCCTACGCGATCTTCAGCGGCATCCACGAGCTGTTCTTCTAG
- a CDS encoding putative bifunctional diguanylate cyclase/phosphodiesterase: protein MFASTVVTLGCAFLLLMAAGIGVVVAITREANRLEAQRQGERIEAAVNAQIKLNELRLERLVAAGDLPEALQQSGATATLQAALKRLSGQLMDFDGAFISGTGETVLAWAENPAAADHAKSSGPHHIEALQRGARNSFVATLIGDEVTPQFGAARSTIVTDGDETLILTAIDLSRIASFTSENGSAPLSFIAYRHLSSALLSELAERNRVTDIQLTTTQPTDALSKLGLRAADGKIGAWLTWSPARPGDVMLRRFLWALIAVALLFSAIFVFVVQRLRASAEQIELRERQIQRLAGQDELSLLPNRRSFDLTLDQTLAHIQDDDGPSLAVLLIDLDRFKAVNDTYGHTAGDELIRQVAVRLSGAVQVGDTVARLGGDEFGIIQTHSATPAGCAALGERILASLTEPFTITGAEVTIGSSIGIAMAPRDGTSREALLKLADTALYEAKNSGRNRYAFFESQMNRSMQLKRMVEDDLRHAIDNDQLMLHYQPQVSVDGSTIVGVEALVRWQHPAHGMIPPSDFIAIAEERGLIVPLSEWVLRRACTEARRWKGIRLAVNVSPIQFRHKDFVANVIRTIAETDFDPAQLELELTEGVLIEDADAAEAAMMDIRAHGVGLALDDFGTGYSSLIYLRRFAFDKIKIDRSFLEYMEATGESAILVHSMAHLGRALGLRVCAEGVETAEQHRFLQAIGCHELQGFLFSKAVPATEIDRLLGLDNPFAEILAAA, encoded by the coding sequence ATGTTCGCGAGCACCGTGGTGACGCTGGGCTGCGCCTTCCTGCTGCTGATGGCCGCCGGGATCGGCGTTGTCGTCGCGATCACCCGCGAAGCCAATCGCCTGGAGGCCCAGCGCCAGGGCGAGCGCATCGAGGCCGCCGTCAACGCCCAGATCAAGCTGAACGAACTGAGGCTGGAACGGCTTGTCGCCGCCGGCGACCTGCCTGAAGCCCTGCAGCAATCCGGTGCGACCGCCACGCTGCAGGCCGCGCTGAAGCGCCTGAGCGGGCAACTGATGGATTTCGACGGTGCCTTTATCAGCGGAACCGGCGAAACCGTGCTGGCATGGGCCGAAAACCCGGCCGCCGCGGATCATGCCAAGAGCAGCGGCCCGCATCATATCGAGGCCCTGCAGCGCGGCGCGAGAAATTCCTTCGTCGCCACCCTCATCGGCGATGAAGTCACGCCCCAGTTCGGCGCGGCACGCTCGACGATCGTCACCGATGGCGACGAGACCCTGATTCTGACGGCGATCGACCTCTCCCGGATCGCCTCCTTCACCTCCGAAAACGGCTCGGCGCCGCTGTCCTTCATCGCCTATCGGCACCTGTCGAGCGCCTTGCTCTCCGAGCTGGCGGAGCGCAACCGCGTCACCGACATCCAGCTCACGACCACCCAGCCCACTGACGCGCTGTCGAAGCTTGGGCTGCGTGCTGCCGACGGCAAGATCGGCGCTTGGCTGACCTGGTCGCCGGCCCGCCCGGGCGACGTGATGCTGCGCCGCTTCCTCTGGGCGCTCATCGCGGTCGCCCTGCTGTTCTCGGCGATCTTCGTCTTCGTCGTCCAGCGCCTGCGCGCCTCGGCCGAGCAGATCGAATTGCGCGAGCGCCAGATCCAGCGCCTCGCCGGACAGGACGAACTCTCGCTGCTGCCGAACCGCCGCAGCTTCGACCTGACGCTCGACCAGACTCTGGCCCATATCCAGGATGATGACGGCCCCAGCCTCGCCGTGCTGCTGATCGATCTCGATCGCTTCAAAGCCGTCAACGACACCTATGGCCACACCGCCGGCGACGAATTGATCCGCCAGGTCGCCGTTCGCCTTTCCGGCGCGGTCCAGGTCGGCGACACGGTCGCCCGGCTCGGCGGCGACGAGTTCGGCATCATCCAGACCCATTCGGCGACGCCGGCCGGCTGCGCGGCGCTCGGCGAGCGCATTCTCGCCAGCCTCACCGAGCCCTTCACCATCACCGGCGCCGAAGTGACCATCGGCTCCTCGATCGGCATCGCCATGGCGCCCCGCGACGGCACCAGCCGCGAGGCCCTGCTCAAACTCGCCGACACCGCGCTCTACGAAGCCAAGAATAGCGGCCGCAACCGCTACGCTTTCTTCGAATCGCAGATGAACCGCTCGATGCAGCTCAAGCGCATGGTCGAGGACGATCTGCGCCATGCCATCGATAACGACCAGCTCATGCTGCACTACCAGCCGCAGGTCTCCGTCGACGGCTCCACCATCGTCGGCGTCGAAGCGCTGGTGCGCTGGCAGCACCCGGCCCATGGCATGATCCCGCCCTCGGATTTCATCGCCATCGCCGAGGAACGCGGCCTGATCGTGCCGCTGAGCGAATGGGTGCTGCGGCGGGCCTGCACCGAGGCCAGACGCTGGAAAGGCATCCGCCTAGCCGTCAACGTCTCGCCGATACAGTTCCGCCACAAGGACTTCGTCGCCAACGTCATCCGCACCATCGCGGAAACGGATTTCGACCCGGCCCAGCTCGAGCTCGAACTGACCGAGGGCGTGCTGATCGAGGATGCCGACGCCGCCGAAGCCGCCATGATGGACATCCGCGCCCATGGCGTCGGCCTCGCGCTTGACGATTTCGGCACCGGCTATTCGAGCTTGATCTATCTGCGCCGCTTCGCCTTCGACAAGATCAAGATCGACCGCTCCTTCCTCGAATACATGGAAGCGACGGGCGAGTCGGCGATCCTGGTCCATTCAATGGCCCATCTCGGGCGGGCGCTCGGCCTGCGCGTCTGCGCCGAGGGCGTCGAGACCGCCGAGCAGCACCGCTTCCTGCAGGCGATCGGCTGCCACGAATTGCAGGGCTTCCTGTTCTCCAAGGCCGTACCCGCGACCGAGATCGACCGCCTGCTCGGCCTCGACAATCCCTTTGCCGAAATCCTCGCTGCCGCCTGA
- a CDS encoding peptidase: MTYCAGILVQDGLVMIADTRTNAGLDDISTFRKLHVFNWPGERNFGLMTAGNLSITQSVVSFLHEGLPNPETGELDTLQSVSSMFRAAQLVGRCIRHVRDIDGAALEDAGVKFEIGMLFGGQIKGQPMRLFMIYSAGNFIECGIDSPFLQIGEHKYGKPILDRAVTYKTHLYDALKVGLISMDSTMRSNLGVGLPIDLIVMRRDADDFELNRRIEAGEPYFHDLRERWSAALRAAHMAIPRPPYAPSGT; encoded by the coding sequence GTGACCTATTGCGCCGGAATCCTCGTGCAGGATGGGCTCGTCATGATCGCCGATACCCGCACCAATGCCGGGCTCGACGACATCTCGACCTTCCGCAAGCTCCATGTCTTCAACTGGCCGGGCGAGCGCAATTTCGGCCTGATGACGGCCGGGAATCTCTCGATCACCCAGTCGGTGGTGAGCTTTCTCCATGAAGGGCTGCCGAATCCCGAGACCGGCGAGCTCGACACCCTGCAGAGCGTGAGCTCGATGTTCCGGGCCGCCCAGCTCGTCGGCCGCTGCATCCGACATGTCCGCGACATCGACGGCGCGGCGCTGGAGGATGCCGGCGTGAAGTTCGAGATCGGCATGCTCTTCGGCGGCCAGATCAAGGGACAGCCGATGCGGCTGTTCATGATCTACAGCGCCGGCAACTTCATCGAATGCGGCATCGATTCGCCGTTCCTGCAGATTGGCGAGCACAAATACGGCAAGCCGATCCTCGATCGCGCCGTCACCTACAAGACCCATCTCTACGACGCCTTGAAGGTCGGGCTGATCTCGATGGATTCGACCATGCGCTCGAATCTCGGCGTCGGCCTGCCGATCGACCTGATCGTGATGCGGCGCGATGCCGACGATTTCGAGCTCAACCGCCGGATCGAAGCGGGCGAGCCCTATTTCCACGATCTGCGCGAGCGCTGGTCGGCTGCGCTCAGGGCCGCCCATATGGCCATTCCACGCCCACCCTATGCGCCTTCGGGGACTTAA
- a CDS encoding transglutaminase family protein has translation MRIRISHTIGYDYAEPARHITQILRLTPRDHDGQHVMSWRIEPNVDGRLRASQDAHGNIVHSFYADGPISSLAIRIDGLIETIDLAGAVRGGLERVPCEVYCRDTLLTEQDEALRSFAEEVTAGAGTPLSRMHALMAAVGDRMDCVEASGRSGVGAAAAFAAREAIAQDVAHVFMACARHLGLPARYVSGYVAESDSLPHGNGAHAWAEVHLDDYGWIGFDCANALCPIDTHVRVAIGLDYADAAPVRGSRQGGEGENLNVLVSAREAEGRFANQ, from the coding sequence ATGCGGATCAGGATTTCCCATACGATCGGCTACGATTATGCCGAGCCGGCACGCCACATCACGCAGATCCTGCGCTTGACGCCGCGCGATCATGACGGCCAGCACGTCATGTCCTGGCGCATCGAGCCGAATGTCGACGGGCGCCTGCGCGCCTCGCAGGATGCCCATGGCAATATCGTGCATTCATTCTACGCAGACGGCCCGATCTCCTCGCTCGCCATCCGCATCGATGGGCTGATCGAGACGATCGACCTCGCCGGCGCCGTTCGCGGCGGGCTGGAGCGCGTGCCTTGCGAGGTCTATTGCCGCGACACGCTTCTCACCGAGCAGGACGAGGCCCTGCGCAGCTTCGCCGAGGAGGTCACGGCCGGCGCCGGCACGCCGCTCTCGCGGATGCATGCACTGATGGCAGCGGTCGGCGACCGCATGGACTGCGTCGAGGCCAGCGGACGCAGCGGCGTCGGCGCAGCCGCTGCCTTTGCGGCACGCGAAGCGATCGCGCAGGACGTCGCCCATGTCTTCATGGCCTGCGCCCGGCATCTCGGCCTGCCGGCCCGCTATGTCTCCGGCTATGTCGCAGAATCCGACAGCCTGCCGCATGGCAACGGCGCCCATGCCTGGGCCGAAGTCCATCTCGACGACTATGGCTGGATCGGTTTCGACTGCGCCAATGCGCTCTGCCCGATCGACACGCATGTGCGTGTTGCGATAGGGCTCGACTACGCGGACGCCGCACCGGTTCGCGGCTCGCGCCAGGGCGGCGAAGGCGAGAACCTCAACGTCCTCGTCAGTGCCCGCGAGGCCGAAGGCCGCTTCGCCAATCAATAG
- a CDS encoding alpha-E domain-containing protein, giving the protein MLSRTADSLYWVSRYVERAEYLARILDATTRLTNLPTTYGGAGTEWQSAVLTAGCEEAFAKAYGEANERNVCDFLTFSPDNPSSIRNCLAQARSNARAVRTALTSEMWDALNGAWLELQRFEKKRMDREEFARFLDWVKNVSLVFDGSAYRTMLRDDSYWFSRLGVYLERADNTARILDVKYHVLLPADEQVGGSLDYFQWTTVLREVSALTAYHWVYREAVKPILVADLLVLNRRMPRSLAACYENISRFLDALGDAYGRQGPAQRQARKTLANLSNTRIDDVFEHGLHEFIEEFITENNRLGNTIFEQYLQ; this is encoded by the coding sequence ATGCTTTCGCGTACCGCAGACAGCCTGTACTGGGTTTCCCGCTATGTTGAGCGGGCCGAATATCTCGCCCGCATCCTCGACGCGACGACGCGCCTGACCAACCTGCCGACCACCTATGGCGGCGCCGGCACGGAATGGCAGAGCGCGGTTCTCACCGCCGGCTGCGAGGAGGCTTTCGCCAAGGCCTATGGCGAGGCCAATGAACGCAATGTCTGCGACTTCCTGACCTTCAGCCCGGACAACCCGTCCTCGATCCGCAACTGCCTGGCCCAGGCGCGCTCGAATGCGCGGGCCGTGCGCACCGCGCTGACCTCGGAGATGTGGGATGCGCTGAACGGCGCCTGGCTGGAGTTGCAGCGCTTCGAGAAGAAGCGCATGGACCGCGAGGAATTCGCCCGCTTTCTCGATTGGGTGAAGAACGTCTCGCTGGTCTTCGACGGCTCTGCCTACCGAACCATGCTGCGCGACGACAGCTACTGGTTCTCGCGGCTCGGCGTCTATCTCGAACGCGCCGACAACACCGCCCGCATCCTCGACGTGAAATACCATGTGCTGCTGCCGGCCGACGAGCAGGTCGGCGGCTCGCTCGACTATTTCCAGTGGACCACGGTGCTGCGCGAGGTCTCGGCGCTGACCGCCTATCACTGGGTCTATCGCGAGGCGGTGAAGCCGATCCTCGTCGCCGATCTTCTGGTGTTGAACCGGCGCATGCCGCGTTCGCTCGCCGCCTGCTACGAGAACATCTCCCGCTTCCTCGACGCGCTAGGCGATGCCTATGGCCGCCAGGGTCCGGCCCAGCGCCAGGCCCGCAAGACGCTGGCGAATCTCAGCAACACCCGCATCGATGATGTCTTCGAGCACGGGCTGCACGAGTTCATCGAGGAGTTCATCACCGAGAACAACCGCCTCGGCAACACCATCTTCGAGCAATATCTGCAATGA
- a CDS encoding circularly permuted type 2 ATP-grasp protein, producing the protein MVAFDEMTGSGAELRPAYEALDRWLKEAPPETLALRRSQAELFFRRIGITFAVYGDEESTERLIPFDIIPRVLTKPEWTKLEAGLRQRVTALNMFLADVYGPKECLKAGIIPPDLVYRNACYQLEMVDFKVPHDIYCHIAGIDVVRVDADTFYVLEDNARTPSGVSYMMENREVMLRLFPELFSTHRVAPVDNYPDQLLATLRSVAPRSASSDPTICLLTPGQYNSAFYEHSFLADKLGVELVEGSDLLVKDDIVYMRTTQGPKRVDVIYRRIDDDFIDPLAFRSDSVLGVPGIIGAYKAGNVTLANAVGTGVADDKAVYSYMPEIVKFFTGEEPILKNVPTFRCREPEANAYVLDNLEKLVVKEVNGSGGYGMLVGPHANKAQIETFRRKLKAQPEGFIAQPTLALSTCPTFVASGVAPRHVDLRPYVLSGANGISCVPGGLTRVALKEGSLVVNSSQGGGTKDTWVLDA; encoded by the coding sequence ATGGTCGCATTCGATGAAATGACCGGTTCGGGAGCCGAGCTGAGGCCCGCCTACGAGGCTCTGGATCGCTGGCTGAAGGAAGCGCCGCCCGAGACGCTGGCATTGAGGCGAAGCCAGGCCGAGCTGTTCTTCCGCCGCATCGGCATCACCTTCGCGGTCTATGGCGACGAGGAATCGACCGAGCGCCTGATCCCCTTCGACATCATCCCGCGCGTGCTGACCAAGCCGGAATGGACCAAGCTGGAAGCCGGCCTGCGCCAGCGCGTCACCGCCCTCAACATGTTCCTGGCCGATGTCTACGGCCCCAAGGAATGCCTGAAGGCCGGCATCATCCCGCCCGATCTGGTCTATCGGAACGCCTGCTACCAGCTCGAAATGGTCGATTTCAAGGTTCCGCACGACATCTATTGCCACATCGCCGGCATCGATGTGGTGCGCGTCGACGCCGATACCTTCTATGTCCTCGAGGACAATGCCCGCACGCCCTCCGGCGTCTCCTACATGATGGAGAACCGCGAGGTGATGCTGCGCCTCTTCCCGGAGCTGTTCTCGACTCATCGCGTCGCGCCGGTCGACAACTATCCCGACCAGTTGCTCGCGACCCTGCGCTCGGTCGCGCCGCGCAGCGCCTCCTCCGATCCGACAATCTGCCTGCTGACGCCCGGCCAGTACAACTCGGCCTTCTACGAGCACTCGTTCCTGGCCGACAAGCTCGGCGTCGAACTGGTCGAGGGCTCGGACCTGCTCGTGAAGGACGACATCGTCTACATGCGCACGACCCAGGGGCCGAAGCGCGTCGACGTGATCTACCGGCGCATCGACGACGACTTCATCGACCCCCTCGCCTTCCGCAGCGACTCCGTGCTCGGCGTCCCCGGCATCATCGGCGCCTACAAGGCCGGCAACGTCACGCTGGCGAACGCGGTCGGCACCGGCGTCGCCGACGACAAGGCGGTCTACAGCTACATGCCGGAGATCGTGAAGTTCTTCACCGGCGAGGAGCCGATCCTGAAGAACGTCCCGACCTTCCGCTGCCGCGAGCCCGAGGCCAATGCCTATGTGCTCGACAATCTGGAGAAGCTCGTCGTCAAGGAGGTCAACGGCTCGGGCGGCTACGGCATGCTCGTCGGCCCGCATGCCAACAAGGCCCAGATCGAGACCTTCCGGCGCAAGCTCAAGGCACAACCCGAGGGCTTCATCGCCCAGCCGACACTCGCTCTCTCGACCTGCCCGACCTTCGTCGCTTCCGGCGTGGCGCCACGCCATGTCGACCTGCGCCCCTATGTGCTTTCCGGCGCCAACGGTATCTCCTGCGTGCCCGGCGGCCTGACCCGCGTCGCGCTCAAGGAGGGCTCGCTCGTCGTCAATTCCAGCCAGGGCGGCGGCACCAAGGACACCTGGGTGCTCGACGCATGA
- a CDS encoding DUF488 domain-containing protein, whose protein sequence is MTNLTVKRIYDAPAPGDGTRVLVDRLWPRGIAKDRTDLWLKDLAPSDALRHEFHGHPDRWDEFCAAYATELGSPSAQAALAALAAERKKGPVVLLYAAKDEHRNNAVALRLWLDGRTISVQE, encoded by the coding sequence ATGACGAACCTGACGGTGAAGCGCATCTACGATGCCCCTGCCCCCGGCGACGGCACGCGTGTCCTCGTCGACCGGCTCTGGCCGCGTGGCATCGCGAAGGACCGGACCGATCTCTGGCTCAAGGATCTCGCGCCCAGCGACGCGCTGCGCCACGAATTCCACGGCCATCCCGACCGCTGGGACGAGTTCTGCGCCGCCTACGCGACCGAGCTCGGCAGCCCCTCGGCGCAGGCGGCTCTCGCCGCTTTGGCCGCCGAGCGGAAGAAGGGCCCGGTCGTCCTGCTCTATGCGGCGAAGGACGAACACCGGAACAATGCGGTGGCCCTCCGCCTCTGGCTGGACGGCCGCACGATTTCGGTCCAAGAATAG
- the radC gene encoding RadC family protein: MSAGIGKGTGKGSRKATSPAASAEVPHYHGHRERLRSRFEEAGAETLPDYELLELLLFRSIPRRDVKPLAKELIQRFGSFAEVLGAPAARLTEIDGVSESVALDLKIVEAALKRMAKGAVGKRPVLSSWSSVLDYCRMAMAFAEREQFRILFLDKKNILIADEVQQTGTVDHTPVYPREVMRRALELSASAIILVHNHPSGDPTPSGADMRMTRELVDIAKPLGIAIHDHIIVGRDGHASFRSLGLI, translated from the coding sequence ATGAGCGCCGGCATCGGCAAGGGGACAGGCAAGGGATCGCGCAAGGCGACCTCGCCTGCCGCCTCTGCCGAGGTGCCGCATTATCACGGGCATCGCGAGCGCCTGCGCAGCCGCTTCGAGGAGGCGGGCGCCGAGACGCTGCCTGACTACGAATTGCTGGAGCTGCTGCTCTTCCGCTCGATTCCCCGGCGCGACGTCAAACCGCTCGCCAAGGAACTGATCCAGCGTTTCGGCTCCTTTGCGGAGGTCTTGGGCGCCCCCGCAGCACGGCTTACCGAAATCGACGGCGTCAGCGAAAGCGTCGCGCTCGACCTCAAGATCGTGGAAGCCGCGCTCAAGCGCATGGCCAAGGGCGCGGTCGGCAAGCGGCCGGTGCTCTCCTCATGGTCTTCGGTGCTCGACTATTGCCGTATGGCGATGGCCTTCGCCGAGCGCGAGCAGTTCCGCATCCTCTTCCTCGACAAGAAGAACATCCTGATCGCTGACGAGGTTCAGCAGACCGGCACGGTCGACCACACCCCGGTCTATCCGCGCGAGGTGATGCGACGGGCGCTCGAACTCTCGGCCTCCGCGATCATCCTCGTCCACAACCACCCCTCGGGCGACCCCACGCCATCGGGCGCCGACATGCGGATGACACGCGAGCTCGTCGACATCGCCAAGCCTCTGGGCATCGCCATCCATGACCACATCATCGTCGGCCGCGACGGCCATGCCAGCTTCCGCAGCCTGGGGCTGATCTGA